From one Orcinus orca chromosome 10, mOrcOrc1.1, whole genome shotgun sequence genomic stretch:
- the IL17RE gene encoding interleukin-17 receptor E isoform X4: MGSPGLTALLLPLVQLLLGLSASASIGCPYLPSWSTLCLLASHMDDSFTGRSAQIPRHTLSAFPPSPKPWRAWLCHCPCCWCLHLVSDPSGLQWDWLHLLVQKSKKSYKFRFCRRHTMPASAQTPPTRGCVPKEPNLQIQRKGKFSPNVAHKGLEVGTSCDWRWWSQVVVPVLRRKDKATKSPFSPGPEFSFDLLPEARVIQVTIPPGPEVSVRLCHQWALECEELSRPFDAQKIVSGGCTVDLPYEFLLPCLCIEVSYLQEDTVRHKKCPFQSWPEAYGSDFWESVNFTDHSQHSQMVMALTLRCPLKLDASLCQRRGWHTLCEDVPNAMARESEGWYVLEKVDLHPQLCFKFSFGNSSHVECPHQTFAPSWNVSMDTQAQQLVLHFSSRMPATFSAAWSHSGLGQDSMVPPVYNVSQTQGSSSVTLDLIVPFLRPGGCVLVWRSDVQFAWKHLLCPDVSHRLLGLLILVLLAFTTLLGVVLVLTCQRPLSGPGRARPVLLLHVADSEAQRRLVGALAELLRAALGGGRDVIVDLWEGTRVARVGPLPWLWAARARVARERGTVLLLWSCASPSPAGGPDARAAPLHTLLRAAPRPLPLLAYFSRLCAKGDIPPPLRALPRYRLLQDLPRLLRALDARTSTQATSWGRLAARPCLRSRVELCRQLEREAAKLADQG, encoded by the exons ATGGGGAGCCCCGGACTGACAGCCCTGCTCCTGCCTCTCGTCCAGCTGCTCCTTGGCCTGTCTGCCTCTGCTAGTATTGGCTGCCCCTACCTTCCCAGCTGGAGCACCCTCTGTCTGCTGGCCTCCCACATG GATGACAGTTTCACTG GAAGATCTGCCCAGATTCCTCGCCATACCCTATCggcctttcccccctccccaaagCCTTGGCGTGCTTGGCTCTGCCACTGTCCCTGCTGTTGGTGCCTGCATCTGGTGTCAGATCCTTCGG GTCTTCAGTGGGACTGGCTGCACCTCCTGGTGCAGAAATCCAAAAAGTCTTACAAGTTCCGGTTCTGTAGGAGGCACACGATGCCAGCATCTGCTCAG ACACCTCCCACAAGGGGCTGCGTTCCAAAAGAACCCAACCTGCAGATCCAGAGAAAGGGGAAGTTCTCTCCAAACGTGGCTCACAAAGGCTTGGAGGTAGGCACATCGTGTGACTGGAGATGGTGGAGCCAAGTAGTGGTACCTGTGCTAAGGCGAAAAGACAAGGCCACCAAGTCCCCCTTCTCCCCAGGGCCTGAGTTCTCCTTTGACTTGCTGCCTGAGGCACGGGTTATTCAAGTGACCATTCCTCCAGGCCCTGAGGTCAGTGTGCGTCTTTGCCACCAGTGGGCACTGGAGTGTGAGGAGCTGAGCCGTCCCTTTGATGCCCAG AAAATTGTGTCTGGGGGCTGCACTGTAGACCTGCCTTATGAATTCCTTCTGCCCTGTCTGTGCATCGAG GTGTCCTACCTGCAAGAAGACACGGTGAGGCACAAAAAGTGTCCCTTCCAGAGCTGGCCTGAAGCCT ATGGCTCGGACTTCTGGGAGTCGGTGAACTTTACTGACCACAGCCAGCACAGTCAGATGGTCATGGCCCTGACACTCCGCTGCCCACTGAAGCTGGACGCCTCCCTCTGCCAGAGGCGGGGCTGGCACACCCTCTGCGAAGACGTCCCCAACGCCATGGCTCGAGAGTCAGAGGGG TGGTATGTCTTGGAGAAGGTGGACTTGCACCCTCAGCTCTGCTTCAAG TTCTCTTTTGGAAACAGCAGCCACGTTGAATGCCCCCAccagacattcg CCCCATCCTGGAACGTGAGCATGGATACCCAGGCCCAGCAGCTGGTCCTTCACTTCTCCTCAAGGATGCCCGCCACCTTCAGTGCTGCCTGGAGCCACTCAGGCTTGGGGCAGGACAGCATGGTGCCCCCTGTGTACAACGTCAGCCAG ACTCAGGGCTCAAGCTCAGTGACACTAGACCTCATCGTTCCCTTCCTGAGGCCAGGGGGCTGTGTCCTG GTGTGGAGGTCAGATGTCCAGTTTGCCTGGAAGCACCTCCTGTGTCCGGATG TCTCTCATAGGCTCCTGGGGCTCTTGATCCTGGTACTGCTGGCCTTCACCACCCTACTGGGTGTTGTTCTGGTGCTCACCTGCCAGCGCCCACTGTCAG gcccaggTCGAGCGCGGCCGGTGCTGCTCCTGCACGTGGCGGACTCCGAGGCGCAGCGGCGCCTGGTGGGAGCGCTGGCTGAACTGCTGCGGGCCGCGCTGGGCGGCGGGCGCGACGTGATCGTGGACCTGTGGGAGGGCACGCGGGTGGCGCGCGTGGGCCCGCTGCCGTGGCTCTGGGCGGCACGGGCGCGCGTGGCGCGGGAGCGGGGCACCGTGCTGCTGCTGTGGAGCTGCGCCAGCCCGAGCCCCGCCGGCGGCCCGGATGCCCGCGCCGCACCCCTGCACACCCTGCTCCGCGCCGCCCCGCGCCCGCTGCCGCTGCTCGCTTACTTCAGTCGCCTCTGCGCCAAAGGCGACATTCCTCCGCCCCTGCGCGCCCTGCCCCGCTACCGCCTGCTTCAAGACCTGCCGCGCCTGCTGCGGGCGCTGGACGCGCGGACTTCTACTCAAGCCACCAGCTGGGGCCGCCTCGCGGCCCGGCCGTGCCTGCGGAGTCGCGTGGAGCTGTGCCGCCAGCTGGAACGCGAGGCCGCCAAACTTGCCGATCAAGGCTGA
- the IL17RE gene encoding interleukin-17 receptor E isoform X10, with translation MPASAQRKLLSSRCLSEKGHHISVPSPDTSHKGLRSKRTQPADPEKGEVLSKRGSQRLGGPEFSFDLLPEARVIQVTIPPGPEVSVRLCHQWALECEELSRPFDAQKIVSGGCTVDLPYEFLLPCLCIEVSYLQEDTVRHKKCPFQSWPEAYGSDFWESVNFTDHSQHSQMVMALTLRCPLKLDASLCQRRGWHTLCEDVPNAMARESEGWYVLEKVDLHPQLCFKFSFGNSSHVECPHQTFGEPISDPGWDPFPPFHPHATAAKPNSIPALTSLLTAARLLLPPTNHHLLHDALSYPLAAPSWNVSMDTQAQQLVLHFSSRMPATFSAAWSHSGLGQDSMVPPVYNVSQTQGSSSVTLDLIVPFLRPGGCVLVWRSDVQFAWKHLLCPDVSHRLLGLLILVLLAFTTLLGVVLVLTCQRPLSGPGRARPVLLLHVADSEAQRRLVGALAELLRAALGGGRDVIVDLWEGTRVARVGPLPWLWAARARVARERGTVLLLWSCASPSPAGGPDARAAPLHTLLRAAPRPLPLLAYFSRLCAKGDIPPPLRALPRYRLLQDLPRLLRALDARTSTQATSWGRLAARPCLRSRVELCRQLEREAAKLADQG, from the exons ATGCCAGCATCTGCTCAG AGGAAGCTGCTAAGTAGCCGTTGCCTGTCTGAGAAAGGCCATCACATCTCCGTCCCCTCCCCAGACACCTCCCACAAGGGGCTGCGTTCCAAAAGAACCCAACCTGCAGATCCAGAGAAAGGGGAAGTTCTCTCCAAACGTGGCTCACAAAGGCTTGGAG GGCCTGAGTTCTCCTTTGACTTGCTGCCTGAGGCACGGGTTATTCAAGTGACCATTCCTCCAGGCCCTGAGGTCAGTGTGCGTCTTTGCCACCAGTGGGCACTGGAGTGTGAGGAGCTGAGCCGTCCCTTTGATGCCCAG AAAATTGTGTCTGGGGGCTGCACTGTAGACCTGCCTTATGAATTCCTTCTGCCCTGTCTGTGCATCGAG GTGTCCTACCTGCAAGAAGACACGGTGAGGCACAAAAAGTGTCCCTTCCAGAGCTGGCCTGAAGCCT ATGGCTCGGACTTCTGGGAGTCGGTGAACTTTACTGACCACAGCCAGCACAGTCAGATGGTCATGGCCCTGACACTCCGCTGCCCACTGAAGCTGGACGCCTCCCTCTGCCAGAGGCGGGGCTGGCACACCCTCTGCGAAGACGTCCCCAACGCCATGGCTCGAGAGTCAGAGGGG TGGTATGTCTTGGAGAAGGTGGACTTGCACCCTCAGCTCTGCTTCAAG TTCTCTTTTGGAAACAGCAGCCACGTTGAATGCCCCCAccagacattcggtgagccaataaGTGACCCTGGCTGGGACCCCTTCCCACCATTTCACCCTCATGCAACTGCGGCAAAGCCAAATTCTATCCCTGCCCTGACTTCTCTGTTAACTGCAGCCCGGCTTCTATTACCTCCCACAAACCATCATCTATTACATGATGCCCTTTCCTACCCCCTGGCAGCCCCATCCTGGAACGTGAGCATGGATACCCAGGCCCAGCAGCTGGTCCTTCACTTCTCCTCAAGGATGCCCGCCACCTTCAGTGCTGCCTGGAGCCACTCAGGCTTGGGGCAGGACAGCATGGTGCCCCCTGTGTACAACGTCAGCCAG ACTCAGGGCTCAAGCTCAGTGACACTAGACCTCATCGTTCCCTTCCTGAGGCCAGGGGGCTGTGTCCTG GTGTGGAGGTCAGATGTCCAGTTTGCCTGGAAGCACCTCCTGTGTCCGGATG TCTCTCATAGGCTCCTGGGGCTCTTGATCCTGGTACTGCTGGCCTTCACCACCCTACTGGGTGTTGTTCTGGTGCTCACCTGCCAGCGCCCACTGTCAG gcccaggTCGAGCGCGGCCGGTGCTGCTCCTGCACGTGGCGGACTCCGAGGCGCAGCGGCGCCTGGTGGGAGCGCTGGCTGAACTGCTGCGGGCCGCGCTGGGCGGCGGGCGCGACGTGATCGTGGACCTGTGGGAGGGCACGCGGGTGGCGCGCGTGGGCCCGCTGCCGTGGCTCTGGGCGGCACGGGCGCGCGTGGCGCGGGAGCGGGGCACCGTGCTGCTGCTGTGGAGCTGCGCCAGCCCGAGCCCCGCCGGCGGCCCGGATGCCCGCGCCGCACCCCTGCACACCCTGCTCCGCGCCGCCCCGCGCCCGCTGCCGCTGCTCGCTTACTTCAGTCGCCTCTGCGCCAAAGGCGACATTCCTCCGCCCCTGCGCGCCCTGCCCCGCTACCGCCTGCTTCAAGACCTGCCGCGCCTGCTGCGGGCGCTGGACGCGCGGACTTCTACTCAAGCCACCAGCTGGGGCCGCCTCGCGGCCCGGCCGTGCCTGCGGAGTCGCGTGGAGCTGTGCCGCCAGCTGGAACGCGAGGCCGCCAAACTTGCCGATCAAGGCTGA
- the IL17RE gene encoding interleukin-17 receptor E isoform X9 has translation MPASAQTPPTRGCVPKEPNLQIQRKGKFSPNVAHKGLEVGTSCDWRWWSQVVVPVLRRKDKATKSPFSPGPEFSFDLLPEARVIQVTIPPGPEVSVRLCHQWALECEELSRPFDAQKIVSGGCTVDLPYEFLLPCLCIEVSYLQEDTVRHKKCPFQSWPEAYGSDFWESVNFTDHSQHSQMVMALTLRCPLKLDASLCQRRGWHTLCEDVPNAMARESEGWYVLEKVDLHPQLCFKFSFGNSSHVECPHQTFGEPISDPGWDPFPPFHPHATAAKPNSIPALTSLLTAARLLLPPTNHHLLHDALSYPLAAPSWNVSMDTQAQQLVLHFSSRMPATFSAAWSHSGLGQDSMVPPVYNVSQTQGSSSVTLDLIVPFLRPGGCVLVWRSDVQFAWKHLLCPDVSHRLLGLLILVLLAFTTLLGVVLVLTCQRPLSGPGRARPVLLLHVADSEAQRRLVGALAELLRAALGGGRDVIVDLWEGTRVARVGPLPWLWAARARVARERGTVLLLWSCASPSPAGGPDARAAPLHTLLRAAPRPLPLLAYFSRLCAKGDIPPPLRALPRYRLLQDLPRLLRALDARTSTQATSWGRLAARPCLRSRVELCRQLEREAAKLADQG, from the exons ATGCCAGCATCTGCTCAG ACACCTCCCACAAGGGGCTGCGTTCCAAAAGAACCCAACCTGCAGATCCAGAGAAAGGGGAAGTTCTCTCCAAACGTGGCTCACAAAGGCTTGGAGGTAGGCACATCGTGTGACTGGAGATGGTGGAGCCAAGTAGTGGTACCTGTGCTAAGGCGAAAAGACAAGGCCACCAAGTCCCCCTTCTCCCCAGGGCCTGAGTTCTCCTTTGACTTGCTGCCTGAGGCACGGGTTATTCAAGTGACCATTCCTCCAGGCCCTGAGGTCAGTGTGCGTCTTTGCCACCAGTGGGCACTGGAGTGTGAGGAGCTGAGCCGTCCCTTTGATGCCCAG AAAATTGTGTCTGGGGGCTGCACTGTAGACCTGCCTTATGAATTCCTTCTGCCCTGTCTGTGCATCGAG GTGTCCTACCTGCAAGAAGACACGGTGAGGCACAAAAAGTGTCCCTTCCAGAGCTGGCCTGAAGCCT ATGGCTCGGACTTCTGGGAGTCGGTGAACTTTACTGACCACAGCCAGCACAGTCAGATGGTCATGGCCCTGACACTCCGCTGCCCACTGAAGCTGGACGCCTCCCTCTGCCAGAGGCGGGGCTGGCACACCCTCTGCGAAGACGTCCCCAACGCCATGGCTCGAGAGTCAGAGGGG TGGTATGTCTTGGAGAAGGTGGACTTGCACCCTCAGCTCTGCTTCAAG TTCTCTTTTGGAAACAGCAGCCACGTTGAATGCCCCCAccagacattcggtgagccaataaGTGACCCTGGCTGGGACCCCTTCCCACCATTTCACCCTCATGCAACTGCGGCAAAGCCAAATTCTATCCCTGCCCTGACTTCTCTGTTAACTGCAGCCCGGCTTCTATTACCTCCCACAAACCATCATCTATTACATGATGCCCTTTCCTACCCCCTGGCAGCCCCATCCTGGAACGTGAGCATGGATACCCAGGCCCAGCAGCTGGTCCTTCACTTCTCCTCAAGGATGCCCGCCACCTTCAGTGCTGCCTGGAGCCACTCAGGCTTGGGGCAGGACAGCATGGTGCCCCCTGTGTACAACGTCAGCCAG ACTCAGGGCTCAAGCTCAGTGACACTAGACCTCATCGTTCCCTTCCTGAGGCCAGGGGGCTGTGTCCTG GTGTGGAGGTCAGATGTCCAGTTTGCCTGGAAGCACCTCCTGTGTCCGGATG TCTCTCATAGGCTCCTGGGGCTCTTGATCCTGGTACTGCTGGCCTTCACCACCCTACTGGGTGTTGTTCTGGTGCTCACCTGCCAGCGCCCACTGTCAG gcccaggTCGAGCGCGGCCGGTGCTGCTCCTGCACGTGGCGGACTCCGAGGCGCAGCGGCGCCTGGTGGGAGCGCTGGCTGAACTGCTGCGGGCCGCGCTGGGCGGCGGGCGCGACGTGATCGTGGACCTGTGGGAGGGCACGCGGGTGGCGCGCGTGGGCCCGCTGCCGTGGCTCTGGGCGGCACGGGCGCGCGTGGCGCGGGAGCGGGGCACCGTGCTGCTGCTGTGGAGCTGCGCCAGCCCGAGCCCCGCCGGCGGCCCGGATGCCCGCGCCGCACCCCTGCACACCCTGCTCCGCGCCGCCCCGCGCCCGCTGCCGCTGCTCGCTTACTTCAGTCGCCTCTGCGCCAAAGGCGACATTCCTCCGCCCCTGCGCGCCCTGCCCCGCTACCGCCTGCTTCAAGACCTGCCGCGCCTGCTGCGGGCGCTGGACGCGCGGACTTCTACTCAAGCCACCAGCTGGGGCCGCCTCGCGGCCCGGCCGTGCCTGCGGAGTCGCGTGGAGCTGTGCCGCCAGCTGGAACGCGAGGCCGCCAAACTTGCCGATCAAGGCTGA
- the IL17RE gene encoding interleukin-17 receptor E isoform X1 produces MGSPGLTALLLPLVQLLLGLSASASIGCPYLPSWSTLCLLASHMDDSFTGRSAQIPRHTLSAFPPSPKPWRAWLCHCPCCWCLHLVSDPSGLQWDWLHLLVQKSKKSYKFRFCRRHTMPASAQTPPTRGCVPKEPNLQIQRKGKFSPNVAHKGLEVGTSCDWRWWSQVVVPVLRRKDKATKSPFSPGPEFSFDLLPEARVIQVTIPPGPEVSVRLCHQWALECEELSRPFDAQKIVSGGCTVDLPYEFLLPCLCIEVSYLQEDTVRHKKCPFQSWPEAYGSDFWESVNFTDHSQHSQMVMALTLRCPLKLDASLCQRRGWHTLCEDVPNAMARESEGWYVLEKVDLHPQLCFKFSFGNSSHVECPHQTFGEPISDPGWDPFPPFHPHATAAKPNSIPALTSLLTAARLLLPPTNHHLLHDALSYPLAAPSWNVSMDTQAQQLVLHFSSRMPATFSAAWSHSGLGQDSMVPPVYNVSQTQGSSSVTLDLIVPFLRPGGCVLVWRSDVQFAWKHLLCPDVSHRLLGLLILVLLAFTTLLGVVLVLTCQRPLSGPGRARPVLLLHVADSEAQRRLVGALAELLRAALGGGRDVIVDLWEGTRVARVGPLPWLWAARARVARERGTVLLLWSCASPSPAGGPDARAAPLHTLLRAAPRPLPLLAYFSRLCAKGDIPPPLRALPRYRLLQDLPRLLRALDARTSTQATSWGRLAARPCLRSRVELCRQLEREAAKLADQG; encoded by the exons ATGGGGAGCCCCGGACTGACAGCCCTGCTCCTGCCTCTCGTCCAGCTGCTCCTTGGCCTGTCTGCCTCTGCTAGTATTGGCTGCCCCTACCTTCCCAGCTGGAGCACCCTCTGTCTGCTGGCCTCCCACATG GATGACAGTTTCACTG GAAGATCTGCCCAGATTCCTCGCCATACCCTATCggcctttcccccctccccaaagCCTTGGCGTGCTTGGCTCTGCCACTGTCCCTGCTGTTGGTGCCTGCATCTGGTGTCAGATCCTTCGG GTCTTCAGTGGGACTGGCTGCACCTCCTGGTGCAGAAATCCAAAAAGTCTTACAAGTTCCGGTTCTGTAGGAGGCACACGATGCCAGCATCTGCTCAG ACACCTCCCACAAGGGGCTGCGTTCCAAAAGAACCCAACCTGCAGATCCAGAGAAAGGGGAAGTTCTCTCCAAACGTGGCTCACAAAGGCTTGGAGGTAGGCACATCGTGTGACTGGAGATGGTGGAGCCAAGTAGTGGTACCTGTGCTAAGGCGAAAAGACAAGGCCACCAAGTCCCCCTTCTCCCCAGGGCCTGAGTTCTCCTTTGACTTGCTGCCTGAGGCACGGGTTATTCAAGTGACCATTCCTCCAGGCCCTGAGGTCAGTGTGCGTCTTTGCCACCAGTGGGCACTGGAGTGTGAGGAGCTGAGCCGTCCCTTTGATGCCCAG AAAATTGTGTCTGGGGGCTGCACTGTAGACCTGCCTTATGAATTCCTTCTGCCCTGTCTGTGCATCGAG GTGTCCTACCTGCAAGAAGACACGGTGAGGCACAAAAAGTGTCCCTTCCAGAGCTGGCCTGAAGCCT ATGGCTCGGACTTCTGGGAGTCGGTGAACTTTACTGACCACAGCCAGCACAGTCAGATGGTCATGGCCCTGACACTCCGCTGCCCACTGAAGCTGGACGCCTCCCTCTGCCAGAGGCGGGGCTGGCACACCCTCTGCGAAGACGTCCCCAACGCCATGGCTCGAGAGTCAGAGGGG TGGTATGTCTTGGAGAAGGTGGACTTGCACCCTCAGCTCTGCTTCAAG TTCTCTTTTGGAAACAGCAGCCACGTTGAATGCCCCCAccagacattcggtgagccaataaGTGACCCTGGCTGGGACCCCTTCCCACCATTTCACCCTCATGCAACTGCGGCAAAGCCAAATTCTATCCCTGCCCTGACTTCTCTGTTAACTGCAGCCCGGCTTCTATTACCTCCCACAAACCATCATCTATTACATGATGCCCTTTCCTACCCCCTGGCAGCCCCATCCTGGAACGTGAGCATGGATACCCAGGCCCAGCAGCTGGTCCTTCACTTCTCCTCAAGGATGCCCGCCACCTTCAGTGCTGCCTGGAGCCACTCAGGCTTGGGGCAGGACAGCATGGTGCCCCCTGTGTACAACGTCAGCCAG ACTCAGGGCTCAAGCTCAGTGACACTAGACCTCATCGTTCCCTTCCTGAGGCCAGGGGGCTGTGTCCTG GTGTGGAGGTCAGATGTCCAGTTTGCCTGGAAGCACCTCCTGTGTCCGGATG TCTCTCATAGGCTCCTGGGGCTCTTGATCCTGGTACTGCTGGCCTTCACCACCCTACTGGGTGTTGTTCTGGTGCTCACCTGCCAGCGCCCACTGTCAG gcccaggTCGAGCGCGGCCGGTGCTGCTCCTGCACGTGGCGGACTCCGAGGCGCAGCGGCGCCTGGTGGGAGCGCTGGCTGAACTGCTGCGGGCCGCGCTGGGCGGCGGGCGCGACGTGATCGTGGACCTGTGGGAGGGCACGCGGGTGGCGCGCGTGGGCCCGCTGCCGTGGCTCTGGGCGGCACGGGCGCGCGTGGCGCGGGAGCGGGGCACCGTGCTGCTGCTGTGGAGCTGCGCCAGCCCGAGCCCCGCCGGCGGCCCGGATGCCCGCGCCGCACCCCTGCACACCCTGCTCCGCGCCGCCCCGCGCCCGCTGCCGCTGCTCGCTTACTTCAGTCGCCTCTGCGCCAAAGGCGACATTCCTCCGCCCCTGCGCGCCCTGCCCCGCTACCGCCTGCTTCAAGACCTGCCGCGCCTGCTGCGGGCGCTGGACGCGCGGACTTCTACTCAAGCCACCAGCTGGGGCCGCCTCGCGGCCCGGCCGTGCCTGCGGAGTCGCGTGGAGCTGTGCCGCCAGCTGGAACGCGAGGCCGCCAAACTTGCCGATCAAGGCTGA
- the IL17RE gene encoding interleukin-17 receptor E isoform X2, which yields MGSPGLTALLLPLVQLLLGLSASASIGCPYLPSWSTLCLLASHMDDSFTGRSAQIPRHTLSAFPPSPKPWRAWLCHCPCCWCLHLVSDPSGLQWDWLHLLVQKSKKSYKFRFCRRHTMPASAQRKLLSSRCLSEKGHHISVPSPDTSHKGLRSKRTQPADPEKGEVLSKRGSQRLGGPEFSFDLLPEARVIQVTIPPGPEVSVRLCHQWALECEELSRPFDAQKIVSGGCTVDLPYEFLLPCLCIEVSYLQEDTVRHKKCPFQSWPEAYGSDFWESVNFTDHSQHSQMVMALTLRCPLKLDASLCQRRGWHTLCEDVPNAMARESEGWYVLEKVDLHPQLCFKFSFGNSSHVECPHQTFGEPISDPGWDPFPPFHPHATAAKPNSIPALTSLLTAARLLLPPTNHHLLHDALSYPLAAPSWNVSMDTQAQQLVLHFSSRMPATFSAAWSHSGLGQDSMVPPVYNVSQTQGSSSVTLDLIVPFLRPGGCVLVWRSDVQFAWKHLLCPDVSHRLLGLLILVLLAFTTLLGVVLVLTCQRPLSGPGRARPVLLLHVADSEAQRRLVGALAELLRAALGGGRDVIVDLWEGTRVARVGPLPWLWAARARVARERGTVLLLWSCASPSPAGGPDARAAPLHTLLRAAPRPLPLLAYFSRLCAKGDIPPPLRALPRYRLLQDLPRLLRALDARTSTQATSWGRLAARPCLRSRVELCRQLEREAAKLADQG from the exons ATGGGGAGCCCCGGACTGACAGCCCTGCTCCTGCCTCTCGTCCAGCTGCTCCTTGGCCTGTCTGCCTCTGCTAGTATTGGCTGCCCCTACCTTCCCAGCTGGAGCACCCTCTGTCTGCTGGCCTCCCACATG GATGACAGTTTCACTG GAAGATCTGCCCAGATTCCTCGCCATACCCTATCggcctttcccccctccccaaagCCTTGGCGTGCTTGGCTCTGCCACTGTCCCTGCTGTTGGTGCCTGCATCTGGTGTCAGATCCTTCGG GTCTTCAGTGGGACTGGCTGCACCTCCTGGTGCAGAAATCCAAAAAGTCTTACAAGTTCCGGTTCTGTAGGAGGCACACGATGCCAGCATCTGCTCAG AGGAAGCTGCTAAGTAGCCGTTGCCTGTCTGAGAAAGGCCATCACATCTCCGTCCCCTCCCCAGACACCTCCCACAAGGGGCTGCGTTCCAAAAGAACCCAACCTGCAGATCCAGAGAAAGGGGAAGTTCTCTCCAAACGTGGCTCACAAAGGCTTGGAG GGCCTGAGTTCTCCTTTGACTTGCTGCCTGAGGCACGGGTTATTCAAGTGACCATTCCTCCAGGCCCTGAGGTCAGTGTGCGTCTTTGCCACCAGTGGGCACTGGAGTGTGAGGAGCTGAGCCGTCCCTTTGATGCCCAG AAAATTGTGTCTGGGGGCTGCACTGTAGACCTGCCTTATGAATTCCTTCTGCCCTGTCTGTGCATCGAG GTGTCCTACCTGCAAGAAGACACGGTGAGGCACAAAAAGTGTCCCTTCCAGAGCTGGCCTGAAGCCT ATGGCTCGGACTTCTGGGAGTCGGTGAACTTTACTGACCACAGCCAGCACAGTCAGATGGTCATGGCCCTGACACTCCGCTGCCCACTGAAGCTGGACGCCTCCCTCTGCCAGAGGCGGGGCTGGCACACCCTCTGCGAAGACGTCCCCAACGCCATGGCTCGAGAGTCAGAGGGG TGGTATGTCTTGGAGAAGGTGGACTTGCACCCTCAGCTCTGCTTCAAG TTCTCTTTTGGAAACAGCAGCCACGTTGAATGCCCCCAccagacattcggtgagccaataaGTGACCCTGGCTGGGACCCCTTCCCACCATTTCACCCTCATGCAACTGCGGCAAAGCCAAATTCTATCCCTGCCCTGACTTCTCTGTTAACTGCAGCCCGGCTTCTATTACCTCCCACAAACCATCATCTATTACATGATGCCCTTTCCTACCCCCTGGCAGCCCCATCCTGGAACGTGAGCATGGATACCCAGGCCCAGCAGCTGGTCCTTCACTTCTCCTCAAGGATGCCCGCCACCTTCAGTGCTGCCTGGAGCCACTCAGGCTTGGGGCAGGACAGCATGGTGCCCCCTGTGTACAACGTCAGCCAG ACTCAGGGCTCAAGCTCAGTGACACTAGACCTCATCGTTCCCTTCCTGAGGCCAGGGGGCTGTGTCCTG GTGTGGAGGTCAGATGTCCAGTTTGCCTGGAAGCACCTCCTGTGTCCGGATG TCTCTCATAGGCTCCTGGGGCTCTTGATCCTGGTACTGCTGGCCTTCACCACCCTACTGGGTGTTGTTCTGGTGCTCACCTGCCAGCGCCCACTGTCAG gcccaggTCGAGCGCGGCCGGTGCTGCTCCTGCACGTGGCGGACTCCGAGGCGCAGCGGCGCCTGGTGGGAGCGCTGGCTGAACTGCTGCGGGCCGCGCTGGGCGGCGGGCGCGACGTGATCGTGGACCTGTGGGAGGGCACGCGGGTGGCGCGCGTGGGCCCGCTGCCGTGGCTCTGGGCGGCACGGGCGCGCGTGGCGCGGGAGCGGGGCACCGTGCTGCTGCTGTGGAGCTGCGCCAGCCCGAGCCCCGCCGGCGGCCCGGATGCCCGCGCCGCACCCCTGCACACCCTGCTCCGCGCCGCCCCGCGCCCGCTGCCGCTGCTCGCTTACTTCAGTCGCCTCTGCGCCAAAGGCGACATTCCTCCGCCCCTGCGCGCCCTGCCCCGCTACCGCCTGCTTCAAGACCTGCCGCGCCTGCTGCGGGCGCTGGACGCGCGGACTTCTACTCAAGCCACCAGCTGGGGCCGCCTCGCGGCCCGGCCGTGCCTGCGGAGTCGCGTGGAGCTGTGCCGCCAGCTGGAACGCGAGGCCGCCAAACTTGCCGATCAAGGCTGA